A stretch of the Alnus glutinosa chromosome 6, dhAlnGlut1.1, whole genome shotgun sequence genome encodes the following:
- the LOC133871149 gene encoding protein WALLS ARE THIN 1 yields MADAGSTSAKRMWCSIPERLQLHGAMLALQFGYAGFHVVSRAALNMGISKLVFPVYRNIIALLLLLPFAYFLEKKERPAITLNFLVQFFLLALVGITANQGFYLLGLDNTSPTFASAIQNSVPAITFLMAALLRIEKVRLDRKDGIGKVIGTICCVAGATVITLYKGPAIYSPKPVPLQISTSTPAFVSLGDANGKNWTLGCIYLIGHCLSWSGWLVLQAPVLKKYPARLSVTSYTCFFGLLQFVVIALICERDPQSWIFHSGGELFTILYAGVVASGIAFAVQIWCIDRGGPVFVAVYQPVQTLVVAIMASFALGEEFYLGGIIGAVLIILGLYLVLWGKSEERKFIALEKVAIQSTPEHGNNRTTSPIKSSLSQPLLPPSSSSENV; encoded by the exons ATGGCGGACGCCGGCTCCACCTCTGCAAAGAGAATGTGGTGCTCTATACCGGAAAGACTGCAACTCCACGGGGCCATGCTGGCCTTGCAGTTTGGCTACGCTGGCTTCCATGTGGTCTCCAGAGCTGCCCTTAACATGGGCATTAGCAAACTTGTGTTCCCAGTGTATAGGAATATCATCGCTTTGCTTTTGCTCCTTCCCTTTGCATATTTTCTAGAGAA GAAGGAGAGGCCGGCAATTACTCTAAATTTTCTCGTTCAGTTCTTCCTCCTTGCACTTGTTGG AATCACAGCAAACCAAGGATTCTACTTGCTGGGCTTAGACAACACATCTCCCACTTTTGCATCAGCAATTCAAAACTCCGTCCCAGCCATTACCTTTCTCATGGCAGCCTTACTCCG GATTGAGAAAGTACGGTTAGATCGGAAGGACGGCATCGGAAAGGTGATCGGAACGATATGCTGCGTGGCTGGAGCGACAGTAATCACTCTATACAAAGGGCCAGCCATATACAGCCCAAAACCAGTACCACTGCAAATCAGCACAAGCACACCTGCTTTTGTTTCGCTGGGGGATGCGAATGGCAAGAACTGGACCCTGGGTTGCATCTACCTTATTGGCCATTGCTTGTCCTGGTCCGGCTGGCTCGTGCTGCAAGCCCCGGTTCTTAAGAAGTACCCGGCTCGCCTCTCCGTCACCTCCTACACGTGTTTCTTCGGTCTTCTACAGTTCGTGGTCATTGCTCTCATCTGTGAGAGAGACCCACAGTCTTGGATTTTTCACTCTGGCGGAGAGCTGTTCACTATCCTCTATGCT GGTGTCGTGGCATCAGGGATTGCTTTCGCTGTACAGATATGGTGCATTGACAGAGGTGGCCCCGTCTTCGTTGCAGTTTATCAACCTGTTCAGACTCTTGTTGTCGCTATCATGGCCTCCTTTGCTTTGGGCGAAGAGTTCTACTTGGGAGG GATCATTGGGGCAGTGTTGATCATACTGGGATTGTACCTCGTCCTCTGGGGAAAAAGCGAAGAAAGGAAGTTCATTGCACTGGAAAAGGTTGCGATTCAGTCCACTCCGGAGCACGGTAACAACAGAACAACAAGCCCCATCAAGTCATCCCTTTCTCAGCCACTGCTCCCACCATCGTCATCATCAGAGAATGTTTGA